The Halomonas qaidamensis genome includes the window TGGGAGGCCAGTTAACCATTAAGGCTCCTAACGCGAAAATGCCTAAAGTCAATGCCAATAGTCCGCTGGAAGACCGTATCAATTATACGCTTTACAGTGAGATTAACCCTGGGTTGGCAGCTCATGGCGGTGAAATCAAACTGGTCGAACTCACTGAAGACAACGTGGCAATTCTTGCCTTCGGTGGCGGTTGCCAAGGCTGTGCTGCGGTCGATCTAACGCTAAAAGATGGTGTTGAGAAAACACTCATGGAGCGGATTCCCGAATTAGCAGGCATCCGTGATGTGACTGACCATACCGATACAACGAACGCCTATTACCGCTAACGTTATAGTAGTGACATTGTGTTCGCTCCAAAAGCCCAGCAGTAATTTGCTGGGCTTTTTTATGAGTGAACGGTCACTCGTCGTTTGTTCTGTTCTCTTTTTCTTGGAAAGAGAGCGTCTTTGGCAAAGCCGTTAGCTGTTCCTGAAGCGCTTCCATACGCTGCCAAAGCTGCTGCTGCCAGTTATCATCCTTAAGCGCTGTTTGATGCTGTTTTTCTAATGCTTGGTAGGCCTTATTAAGATCATTTTTTAGGCTGTTGTGCTGCTCTTCAAGCGATGCGTTCATGCGCTCAAGTTCATCAATGCGCTGTTGCAAGCTACTGTTGTCTAACTGGTAGTGCTGTAGCGTCTCTTTTTTTAGCTGAAGCTCCTTCGTAAGCGTGTCTGCACGTTGCTCCGTCTGTTGCAGGCGTTTTTGCAGTGCTTTTTCTTCTTGGGCCCGCTCTTGCCTTAACGTATCTAGCAGCGCCATCAGTTTTCCTTCTGCTGCTTCGTTACGCTGCTCTTCCTGCGTAAGACGCTGTTCCCAAACGGCTTGTCGCTGTTGCTGCTCTTCAGCAAAGCGCTCTTTAAGTGTAGCTACTTCATACTCAGATTTCGTTAACAGCTGCTGATACTGCTTGACATCTTTAGCGGCTTGTTCTGCCTGGTGTTGCCATTGATGCTCATTGGCTTGGCTAGCCGCCAGCTCCCGGTTTAGCGTTTCCAGGCGCTGCTCTGTATGTCTCAAATGCTCCGCAAGGGCGCTTTCACGTTGTTCGGCATTTGCCGCTTGCTGAAGGGCTTCAGCGGCTTCCTGCTGGGCGTTCTCCACTTGTCGATTGGCATCCTCGCGATAGTGGATGAGAGCCTGGTTAGCGACTTCTTGCGCTTCTCTCCACAGCTCGCTTGCCACATTAACGATGACTTCTGGAACGCCCTTAGGTGGCGGAACGTCACGATTTTGCTCTCGCTCAATACGCCAACTACGGAAATGCTCACTGATCGTGGTGAAGCTGCCTGTGCCCAGTACTTCCCGAATGCGTTGAACGCTTGGGGTATCGCCACGAGCGAGCAGGGTATCGACTGCTTGCTGAACATCACTGTATTGAATCCCGCTGCGAGCCATGGCGCTTATCCTTATCAGATTGATAGCACTATTTTCATAGCATTTGGTTAAAATTACAATAATTACGTAATACATAAAACGTAATATTATTTACACTTAGCGCTATAAATTCAAGATTACCCCTATTATCTTGAATTTCTTCGCTCGTAACGTCACACTTAACCTATTGAAGAAGCACTCATAGAGGGAGGCGTAGCGATGCCCACAGAGGTAACAAAACAGCGATCGCTAGGGAGTAAGCGTCTAGAAAAGGACAGCTGGTCTGATTTGTTGCCTAAGCTCTCCTTGCTTGATGCGCCACAAACTGACGTTTTGTTAATTGACGCCCAAAACGATGTCGAGGCGGTGGCTGCGTGGCTGCAGGAGTATCAAGATAGCCCTCAAACGCTGAAAAGTTACCGCCGGGAAGCAGAGCGACTGTTGCTTTGGCTGGCTAGCCAAAACAATCAGTTACGCGATATGAATCGTGAATTGTTGCGCCAATACGAGGCTTTTTTGGAAGATCCACAGCCAGCTGAGCAGTGGGTGGGGCCAAGTAAGCCTCGTTATCATGCCCAATGGCGGCCTTTTCGTGGCGGGCTTTCACCGGCAAGCCGGCGTCAAAGCCTGATTATTCTGCAGGGCCTATATAGCTGGTTGGTAGAAGCTGGGTGGGTAAGGCACAACCCATTTGTGCTGATGCGTGACAAGGCAAGGCGGCTAAATAACCAGACTCAAACCATTGAGCGCTATTTAGAAGGCGATCTCTGGGCCTGGTTTTGGCAGTGGCTAAATGCACCAGCAAAGCTCACTAGTGAGCGAGAAGCTTACGAGCAAGCGCGGCGACGGTTTATCGTCAGCTTCGCTTATCTGTTAGCCCCTCGGATTAGTGAAATGGCTAACGCACGGATGGATGATTTTCAGGAAAGAGAGGGGCGCTGGTGGTGGGTAGTGGTTGGCAAGGGCAGTAAGCTTGCGCGCATTCCGGTGCCCAACGACATGCTGGAATGCTTAATCGAGTGGCGAGGAGCGCTTGAGTTACAAGGATTGCCCAGTTACCACGAGCCTACTCCACTCATTCGCGCGCTTGATAAGCATCGTGGCATTAGCGATAACCAGCTCTACCGGTTGCTTAAAAGCACATTTAGCGAAGCCGCTGATGCGCTAGAGGCGCAAAATGGCAAGCTCGCTTATGTTAGTGCGCTGCGTAGGGCGACTCCCCACTGGCTACGGCACACGGCGATCACTCATCAGGCGCAGTCGGGGGTAAGTCTGCGCTATTTATCTGAAAGTGCCCGTCACTCTAAGCTAGATACAACAAGCCGCTATTTGCATATCGAGGACAACGAATGGCACCAAGAGCAGCAACGCCATCGCTTGAAATCAGCCCCCAAAACCCCCTCTAAACCGTTATAATATCAACCACATTAGACATCAACCCAAAGGTAACGCCATGGCAACTTCAGGCGCTGAGCTGGCCCAGCAAGAGTTGGTCGAAGAGTTTGAAATTTTTGATAACTGGATGGATCGTTATCAATACATCATCGATATGGGGAAGCAACTGCCTGACTTCCCCGAGGAGCAGCGAACCGAGGAGTTTAAGATTCAAGGCTGTCAATCCAACGTATGGATGTGTCATGAAGAGAAGGGCGACAAGCTGGTCTTCAAGGCAACCTCAGATGCTGCCATCGTGTCTGGCTTAATTGCGCTGCTGCTGAGAATCTATAGCGATCGCACACCCGATGAGATTAATCATACCCAGCCACACTTCTTGAAAGATTTAGGCTTAGATAAGCACTTATCACCGACCCGCAGCAACGGCTTACATGCCATGTTGGAGCGTATTTACCAAGTGGCAAAGCAGCCAGAATAAGAAGCTAAAGAACAATCGACTTGAGGTATATCAGCGCCGGTGATTGCAGGTTGAGCACGGCGCCTCGGCTAGGTCGGGATCTTCCTGGCATAATCGTTCGCTTCTACCGCCGGGAACCGGGTCAATACCGCCAGCACTGCCTGGGTGACACTTTACAATGCGTTTTATCGCCATCCAGCCCCCTTTAAAAGGGCCATGTACTTGGATGGCTTCAACGGTATAGGAAGAGCAGCTAGGCCAGAATCGGCAGCGAGGCCCCAGCAGTGGGCTAATAGTGTATTGGTAGACTTTAATAAAGCCTATCATCACCAATGAAAGTGTGTTCAAAGTCCAGTGCTTTATTAACGTTAGCAGGCGTAACACTATTTTTTGCCGTAAAGGGTCGCTGGATCGATAAGCGGTTCACTGGTAATCGCTGCGTGCTCATTACTAAGCGATACGTAGAAGCAACTGCGTCGGCCGGTGTGACAGGCAGGACCCGTTTGGTCAACTTGGAGTAGCAGCGTGTCGCCATCACAGTCAAGCGCAGCGCTTTTTAGTTGCTGCTGCTGGCCAGAGGTTTCACCTTTACGCCACAGCTTTTGACGCGAACGGGAGTAGTAGCAAACACGCTGAGTGGTTAGCGTTTCTTCGAGTGCCTCGCGGTTCATCCATGCCATCATTAGCACTTCGCCTGAATCAAACTGTTGGGCGATGGCAGGAAGCAATCCGCCTTCATTAAATCGTACGGCATCTAACAAGGCATTTATCTGGGGCAGATCATCAGAAGGGCTGGCAACTTCCAATGCCTTGAAGAGATCACCAGGGGGTAATTGATCAAAACGGGACATCACTCATTACTCGCAGTTCGACATTGTTGACACAAGCCTTGAAGCTCTATGGTTTGACGCTCGACATTAAACCCTTGATGCTTAGCTAACGCAGCCAGCTGGTCACTTATTTCATCTAAGTGAAGCTCTTCAACATAACCGCATTTGCGACAAATCAATAGTTGAAAGCCGTGGACATGCTCGGGGCAGGCGCAGGCCACGTAAGCATTCTGAGACTCAATGCGATGTACTAGGCCTTGCTCAATCAGAAAATCGAGAGCGCGATAAACGGTTGGAGGGCGGGCAGCAGCATGCTCAGTAGATAGTTGATCTAGCAAATCATATGCTTTTAAGCCGCCACCATTTTCCGCAATCAGTTCCAACACCCTGCGACGAATAGGCGTAAACCTGACGCCACGGGTATGGCACTGAGACTCCGCTTGTTGTAATAGCGTATTAGCTTCTGTCATTAGGTAACTCGTTGAACGTCTTAGGCGTAGTCTACGCCGTTACCGAAGGCGTGTCAGGGGTTTCGACGAGCTCACTTTGTCGGGCGAAATAATGTTGTGCAAACGCCACCCGCTTAGCAACAGGAACACCGTCTGGCTGTTGTTCGATTAGATCGAGCCGACGCCTCAGCCCTTCACCGTTTGTCATTTGAATAGCAAGACCTGGGCGTGCATTAAGCTCTAGCAGCATAGGGCCATGCTGACGATCAAGTACCATGTCGGTACCTAGGTAGCCAAGCCCAGTCATCTCGTAGCAGCTAGCGGCAAGGTGAAGTAGGGTGTCCCACTGAGGCACGACCAAGCTTGCTAAATCGTGGCCTGTATCAGGGTGGCTATAACAGGGCCTATCAAACTGTACGCCGCGCAATGCCGCCCCTGTCGCAATGTTTAAACCCACCCCAACAGCACCTTGGTGAAGGTTGGCCTTACCATCTGAGGCGGCAGTAGAAAGCCGCATCATCGCCATGACGGGGTAGCCTTTAAACACAATGACACGGATGTCTGGTACACCTTCGTAGGTATAAGCCATCAAGCTTTCATCAAAATTGATCAGTGTTTCGATGACCGCGACATCTGGTGAGCCGCCTAGTGAGTACAGCCCAGAAAGTATGTTTGAAACGTGGCGCTCAATGTCTTCAATCGTCAAGCTGACACCGCTGGGCTTGATAAAGGCACCCTCGTGTACTTTCTCTATAACGAGGATTCCTTTGCCGCCACTGCCTTTGGCTGGCTTGATCACAAAGCCTGAGTGGCCACTCAGCATCTCATCGATATGTTTCACACCAAACTGAGTTGTTACCGTACCGATGAGCTCAGGTGTCGTGATGCCGTAGCGTTGAGCAATCAGCTTGGTTTTCAACTTATCATCAACAAGTGGGTACAGGCGACGTGAATTATAGCGGCCAATGTAGCGAATGTTTCGCCGGTTCATGCCGATAATTCCCTTATCTCTGAGCCGAGAGGGCCACGTCCAGTTCTTTAGCCAACTCATGAGGATTTCTCTTCATCGGTAATGGGCTTAAAGCGACGTAACTCTAATAGACGATAACCGGTGTAATTACCTAACAATAAGATCAGCGCCATCAGAATGAACTGAACACCAAGGAAATTGAAGGTGATATGACGGATCCAGGGGTTGTTCATGGCGAGGAACGCTAATACAGCCGTTAGAAGACTGCCCCCACCTTGAATCAATACCTGCTTTGGCCCTTCCTCTTCCCAAAGAATCGACATCCGCTCAATCGTCCAAGCTAGAATAATCATCGGGAAAAAAGTGACGGTTAACCCCGCGCTTAGGCCCATACGATAAGCAATGACAGTGAAAATTGAGATAATTGCTATTACGGTAATGATGACCGCTGAAACCCTCGCTACCAAAAGTAAATTAAGGTAGGAGAGGTAGTTGCGAATAATCAGTCCCATCGCCACGATGAGCAGAAACCCTATCAAGCCAGTCAGCAGCGTCGTTTGAATAAATGCTAATGCAATAAGCACCGGCATAAATGTGCCCGACGTTTTCACCCCAACTAGCACTCGCAAGAACACCACTACCAGTGCACCAATGGGAATCAGTAGAATCGTTTGGAAAAGCGCTTGCTCTTCCAAAGGAAGGCTATGGATAGAGAAGTTAAGTAGCGTGTCGTCGGAATAGTGATTACGAACCGCAGCAGAGGCAGGCTGATAGTGCGTCAGCATAGAAAAAGTGACGCGAGAATTGGTGCCGCCTTGAACCTCTAGGACAGCACGACCACCCGTTTCCCAAAGCAGCAAGTTATCTGGCTTTCCTTGTTCTCCAGTGGCAGGGTTAAATAGTGTCCACGATTCAGCAGCTTCATCGAACACCTGAATCCAGCTGCTCAGGGTTTGGCGTCGACGGCCATCTTCCATCAACAGCCCACTAACTTCTCTTGCTTGCACACCGGCTTGATTTAACAAGCGCACAATCAGTGCCGAAGGCTGCTCTTGTGTCAAAAGCAGCCGCGCGTTTTCACCTTGTCTTTCACTATTGATATCTAAAATCAACTCT containing:
- the hisI gene encoding phosphoribosyl-AMP cyclohydrolase, which produces MSRFDQLPPGDLFKALEVASPSDDLPQINALLDAVRFNEGGLLPAIAQQFDSGEVLMMAWMNREALEETLTTQRVCYYSRSRQKLWRKGETSGQQQQLKSAALDCDGDTLLLQVDQTGPACHTGRRSCFYVSLSNEHAAITSEPLIDPATLYGKK
- a CDS encoding inactive transglutaminase family protein, translating into MSRLPFYLIVGLLLLVGIAASVHRHIQFEIPWLPGEQRQVWEIEAVINFNAQNGPVQVDLALPSHQAGYRVLTENTASSGYGLAYKADELGRQAEWTIREAAGSQQLYYSVQMLVSPDARSPVQTPPELSTIPPWESPYDTAASQLIDRAWSRSANNATFARELILDINSERQGENARLLLTQEQPSALIVRLLNQAGVQAREVSGLLMEDGRRRQTLSSWIQVFDEAAESWTLFNPATGEQGKPDNLLLWETGGRAVLEVQGGTNSRVTFSMLTHYQPASAAVRNHYSDDTLLNFSIHSLPLEEQALFQTILLIPIGALVVVFLRVLVGVKTSGTFMPVLIALAFIQTTLLTGLIGFLLIVAMGLIIRNYLSYLNLLLVARVSAVIITVIAIISIFTVIAYRMGLSAGLTVTFFPMIILAWTIERMSILWEEEGPKQVLIQGGGSLLTAVLAFLAMNNPWIRHITFNFLGVQFILMALILLLGNYTGYRLLELRRFKPITDEEKSS
- a CDS encoding tyrosine-type recombinase/integrase encodes the protein MPTEVTKQRSLGSKRLEKDSWSDLLPKLSLLDAPQTDVLLIDAQNDVEAVAAWLQEYQDSPQTLKSYRREAERLLLWLASQNNQLRDMNRELLRQYEAFLEDPQPAEQWVGPSKPRYHAQWRPFRGGLSPASRRQSLIILQGLYSWLVEAGWVRHNPFVLMRDKARRLNNQTQTIERYLEGDLWAWFWQWLNAPAKLTSEREAYEQARRRFIVSFAYLLAPRISEMANARMDDFQEREGRWWWVVVGKGSKLARIPVPNDMLECLIEWRGALELQGLPSYHEPTPLIRALDKHRGISDNQLYRLLKSTFSEAADALEAQNGKLAYVSALRRATPHWLRHTAITHQAQSGVSLRYLSESARHSKLDTTSRYLHIEDNEWHQEQQRHRLKSAPKTPSKPL
- a CDS encoding SufE family protein, whose amino-acid sequence is MATSGAELAQQELVEEFEIFDNWMDRYQYIIDMGKQLPDFPEEQRTEEFKIQGCQSNVWMCHEEKGDKLVFKATSDAAIVSGLIALLLRIYSDRTPDEINHTQPHFLKDLGLDKHLSPTRSNGLHAMLERIYQVAKQPE
- a CDS encoding alpha-L-glutamate ligase-like protein; translated protein: MSWLKNWTWPSRLRDKGIIGMNRRNIRYIGRYNSRRLYPLVDDKLKTKLIAQRYGITTPELIGTVTTQFGVKHIDEMLSGHSGFVIKPAKGSGGKGILVIEKVHEGAFIKPSGVSLTIEDIERHVSNILSGLYSLGGSPDVAVIETLINFDESLMAYTYEGVPDIRVIVFKGYPVMAMMRLSTAASDGKANLHQGAVGVGLNIATGAALRGVQFDRPCYSHPDTGHDLASLVVPQWDTLLHLAASCYEMTGLGYLGTDMVLDRQHGPMLLELNARPGLAIQMTNGEGLRRRLDLIEQQPDGVPVAKRVAFAQHYFARQSELVETPDTPSVTA
- the yidD gene encoding membrane protein insertion efficiency factor YidD, giving the protein MIGFIKVYQYTISPLLGPRCRFWPSCSSYTVEAIQVHGPFKGGWMAIKRIVKCHPGSAGGIDPVPGGRSERLCQEDPDLAEAPCSTCNHRR
- the nfuA gene encoding Fe-S biogenesis protein NfuA is translated as MTATTETETQGIDITDSAQEYLAELLEKQNVEGIAVRIFITQPGTPYAETCLAYCRPGEEEPTDVKLELEKINVFLDKNSLAFLDEAVVDFNADRMGGQLTIKAPNAKMPKVNANSPLEDRINYTLYSEINPGLAAHGGEIKLVELTEDNVAILAFGGGCQGCAAVDLTLKDGVEKTLMERIPELAGIRDVTDHTDTTNAYYR
- a CDS encoding DNA-binding protein — protein: MARSGIQYSDVQQAVDTLLARGDTPSVQRIREVLGTGSFTTISEHFRSWRIEREQNRDVPPPKGVPEVIVNVASELWREAQEVANQALIHYREDANRQVENAQQEAAEALQQAANAEQRESALAEHLRHTEQRLETLNRELAASQANEHQWQHQAEQAAKDVKQYQQLLTKSEYEVATLKERFAEEQQQRQAVWEQRLTQEEQRNEAAEGKLMALLDTLRQERAQEEKALQKRLQQTEQRADTLTKELQLKKETLQHYQLDNSSLQQRIDELERMNASLEEQHNSLKNDLNKAYQALEKQHQTALKDDNWQQQLWQRMEALQEQLTALPKTLSFQEKENRTNDE
- a CDS encoding transcriptional repressor; this encodes MTEANTLLQQAESQCHTRGVRFTPIRRRVLELIAENGGGLKAYDLLDQLSTEHAAARPPTVYRALDFLIEQGLVHRIESQNAYVACACPEHVHGFQLLICRKCGYVEELHLDEISDQLAALAKHQGFNVERQTIELQGLCQQCRTASNE